A single Sulfurihydrogenibium sp. DNA region contains:
- a CDS encoding methionine adenosyltransferase, whose translation MANINVGILEFEKVSQQPVEIVERKGTGHPDTICDALAEELSIALSNLYREEFGAIMHHNVDKALLIGGIADPQFKGGKIIEPIEIYLTGRAIDEKGNKKLPIKELAIETAHKWLKENIPNLDIANHVIIHPKLKPGSKDLVELFERFQLKGEIPLANDTSFGVGFAPFSDVETIVYELERALNSKEFKKEHPYVGEDIKIMGVRNHDNIRITIAMAFVDKYVNDIKDYVEKKEIVTNYAYSIAQRLTTKHVDIFINTADDIDNESVYITVTGTSAEAGDDGQVGRGNRVNGLITPYRPMSLEAAAGKNPVSHIGKIYNTAAMDMAERIVAEIEEVEEAYCYLVSQIGKPITEPQVCDVKLRVNGDLNKIKEKVMKIAQEELDKLPSTWQKFLNRHFRLY comes from the coding sequence TTGGCAAATATTAACGTTGGAATTTTAGAGTTTGAAAAAGTAAGCCAGCAACCTGTAGAAATTGTAGAAAGAAAGGGAACAGGTCATCCTGACACGATTTGTGATGCATTAGCAGAAGAATTGTCAATAGCATTATCTAACCTATACAGAGAAGAATTTGGAGCAATTATGCATCACAACGTTGATAAAGCCTTACTGATCGGTGGAATTGCAGACCCACAATTTAAAGGCGGAAAAATTATTGAGCCAATAGAAATTTATTTAACCGGAAGAGCGATTGATGAAAAAGGAAATAAAAAATTACCGATAAAAGAGTTGGCTATAGAGACAGCTCACAAATGGTTAAAAGAAAACATTCCTAACTTAGATATAGCTAATCATGTTATTATTCATCCAAAATTAAAACCCGGTAGTAAGGATTTAGTTGAACTCTTTGAAAGATTTCAATTAAAGGGCGAAATTCCTCTTGCCAACGACACATCTTTTGGTGTTGGATTTGCTCCGTTTTCTGATGTAGAAACGATCGTTTATGAACTTGAGAGAGCTTTAAACAGTAAAGAGTTTAAAAAAGAACATCCATATGTTGGTGAAGATATTAAAATTATGGGTGTTAGAAACCATGATAACATCAGAATAACAATAGCTATGGCTTTTGTTGACAAGTATGTTAATGATATAAAAGATTATGTTGAGAAAAAAGAAATTGTTACTAATTATGCTTACTCAATAGCTCAAAGATTAACAACCAAACATGTTGATATATTTATAAATACAGCGGATGATATAGATAATGAGTCTGTTTATATAACTGTTACCGGAACATCTGCAGAAGCTGGTGATGACGGTCAGGTTGGAAGAGGTAATAGAGTTAATGGCTTAATCACTCCTTACAGACCAATGAGCTTAGAAGCTGCTGCTGGTAAAAACCCGGTATCTCATATAGGAAAGATATACAATACTGCAGCAATGGATATGGCAGAAAGAATCGTTGCGGAGATTGAAGAAGTTGAAGAGGCTTACTGCTATTTAGTTAGCCAAATCGGTAAACCAATCACTGAACCACAGGTTTGTGATGTTAAATTAAGAGTAAATGGCGATTTAAATAAAATAAAAGAAAAAGTAATGAA